A portion of the Candidatus Nitrosotenuis aquarius genome contains these proteins:
- a CDS encoding NAD-dependent epimerase/dehydratase family protein encodes MKVLILGSEGFVGNNLVQDLGKSYDVTAADQIDSTRNQNYVKFNITDYKSVQNTVKDVDVVIDLVAHSLVSSIDQTIQNAQVNIIGLLNVLEACRQNKVKKIIFTSASSLVGEPQTYKVSETHVTKPKTAYGITKLTSEHYLRLYYELYGLPFVVFRFFNIYGDYQKNGLIPSLYGKITKNEPLTVFGKGDQIRDYVYIKDIVPFFDYAVSQNNADNSVFNLGTGVGSTILDVINTISRILQVSPNIEFQPSRPGEIGNFVSDTTLLQKTFGKTPSTSLEDGLNKTISWLKNNHR; translated from the coding sequence TTGAAAGTTTTAATCTTGGGTTCAGAAGGATTTGTCGGTAACAATCTGGTTCAAGACCTGGGAAAATCATATGACGTTACAGCTGCAGATCAAATTGACAGCACGCGAAATCAAAACTATGTCAAGTTTAACATTACTGACTACAAAAGTGTCCAAAATACCGTCAAAGATGTTGATGTCGTAATTGATCTGGTTGCACATTCTCTTGTATCATCAATTGATCAGACAATCCAGAACGCACAAGTGAACATAATCGGACTACTCAATGTTTTAGAAGCCTGTAGACAAAACAAAGTAAAGAAAATAATCTTTACATCCGCATCATCACTTGTAGGTGAGCCGCAAACCTACAAAGTATCGGAAACCCATGTAACAAAACCAAAGACTGCATATGGAATAACAAAACTTACCTCAGAACACTATCTGCGATTATATTATGAACTCTATGGACTGCCTTTCGTAGTTTTTAGATTTTTCAATATTTATGGTGACTACCAAAAAAACGGACTCATTCCTTCGTTATATGGAAAAATTACCAAAAATGAGCCTCTGACTGTATTTGGCAAAGGAGATCAAATCAGAGACTATGTATACATAAAAGACATTGTTCCTTTCTTTGATTATGCTGTGTCGCAAAACAACGCAGACAATTCAGTGTTCAATCTTGGAACCGGTGTTGGCTCTACTATATTGGATGTTATTAATACAATATCTAGAATCCTACAAGTATCACCTAACATAGAATTCCAACCTTCACGTCCTGGTGAAATTGGTAATTTTGTATCCGACACGACATTATTACAAAAAACCTTTGGAAAGACTCCAAGTACATCTCTTGAAGATGGATTAAACAAAACTATTTCTTGGTTAAAGAATAATCATCGATAA
- a CDS encoding DegT/DnrJ/EryC1/StrS family aminotransferase yields MAKKLIPLAVPDVGEEELEEIRKVLATGFLTEGVTTQEFEKKVAEYVGVKHAIAMTSCTTALHTVLECLNIKGQEVIVPDYTYPATAEAVILAGGKPVLVDVDSESMNMTTETLEQAYDSSMTVFIPVSWAGVPLESKLYKKSKELGLKCLEDAACSLGAKIGSEFVGKIADYSCFSFHPRKVITTGEGGMITTDDDSMAEKFHSYKHFGAKGTTFETIGTNYKLSNILSALGIVQMRKIEKIIQVRIEKAKIYNELLSKINGIRPAYVGSDTRQTFQTYACYVEKDDYRDKIRKSLADENIQSQIGTYALHLEPAYRNYKRIGKLKNSELLFRNALSLPLHRSLELEDQNRICKIISQTLSE; encoded by the coding sequence ATGGCAAAAAAATTGATTCCACTTGCTGTACCAGATGTAGGCGAGGAAGAACTTGAAGAAATTCGCAAAGTTTTGGCAACTGGATTTCTGACTGAGGGTGTAACAACCCAAGAATTTGAAAAGAAAGTCGCTGAATATGTTGGAGTCAAACATGCAATAGCAATGACATCATGTACTACGGCCCTACATACGGTTTTGGAATGTCTAAATATCAAGGGTCAAGAGGTAATAGTTCCTGATTATACATACCCTGCTACTGCTGAAGCAGTCATTTTGGCTGGCGGAAAACCTGTTTTGGTAGATGTTGATTCAGAAAGCATGAACATGACAACTGAGACACTAGAGCAGGCCTATGATAGTTCCATGACGGTCTTCATTCCGGTATCTTGGGCAGGAGTTCCACTAGAATCAAAATTATATAAGAAATCAAAAGAGCTTGGCCTCAAATGTTTGGAAGATGCTGCTTGTAGTTTAGGTGCTAAGATTGGTTCAGAATTTGTTGGAAAGATTGCGGATTATTCCTGTTTTAGTTTTCATCCAAGAAAGGTAATCACAACAGGAGAAGGCGGAATGATAACTACTGATGATGATTCAATGGCCGAAAAATTTCATTCATACAAACATTTTGGCGCAAAAGGAACTACGTTTGAAACTATTGGGACAAATTACAAGCTTTCAAACATTTTAAGTGCGCTTGGAATAGTGCAGATGAGAAAAATTGAAAAGATAATACAGGTAAGAATAGAAAAAGCCAAAATCTACAATGAGTTATTGTCAAAGATTAATGGAATAAGACCAGCATATGTAGGAAGTGACACAAGACAGACATTTCAGACATATGCATGTTATGTTGAAAAAGACGACTACAGAGATAAGATAAGAAAATCACTTGCAGATGAGAACATTCAGAGTCAAATTGGTACATACGCATTACATCTAGAACCAGCATATAGGAATTACAAGAGAATAGGTAAATTGAAAAACTCGGAGCTATTGTTTAGAAATGCTTTGTCTCTTCCACTACATAGGAGCTTGGAATTGGAAGATCAGAATCGCATATGCAAGATCATCAGTCAAACACTTAGTGAATGA
- a CDS encoding pyridoxal phosphate-dependent aminotransferase, with the protein MSAMGQVESFSKAVIESSEALSIKYNTIVYEKQRNGEDIIILSLGEAFFDIPLFSFEPLPHSKIYHYSHSRGIPELRRKLSEYYFQNYNVSSDYESEILVTAGSKIGIHMSLMCMLNPNDEVLIYEPAWVSYTEQVKLCHGIPVHIPYDKSVFDFEKYITKRTKIIIINNPNNPTGKTYEKEEMLHLYNLAIKHNLMILSDEAYSDFTSKDKFFSIGNFDVGKNHSIIINSMSKNYGMSGWRIGYVISNHKFISQLLKVNQHLITCPATILEYYLSHYFNAIIDITIPQINKLLEIRTQVKDYMDSISLEHLPGNATFYFFISISGSKLSSDEFAMRLLNEYNVSVVPGIGYGKSCDQFIRISIGTESLERIKRGLNTIKELIVKTS; encoded by the coding sequence ATGAGTGCAATGGGACAAGTAGAATCATTTTCCAAGGCAGTGATTGAGAGTTCTGAGGCCTTATCAATAAAATACAATACCATTGTTTACGAAAAACAAAGAAATGGGGAAGACATAATAATTTTATCATTAGGAGAGGCTTTCTTCGATATACCGCTGTTCTCTTTTGAGCCCCTACCGCATTCCAAGATCTATCATTATTCCCATTCAAGAGGCATTCCTGAATTAAGAAGAAAATTATCAGAATATTATTTTCAGAATTATAACGTTAGTTCAGATTATGAATCTGAGATTTTAGTTACTGCAGGATCAAAAATTGGCATTCATATGTCACTTATGTGTATGTTAAATCCAAATGATGAAGTTTTGATTTACGAGCCTGCATGGGTTAGCTATACTGAGCAAGTAAAATTATGTCACGGCATTCCTGTCCACATACCATACGACAAATCTGTTTTTGATTTTGAAAAATATATTACAAAAAGGACTAAGATCATAATAATAAACAATCCCAATAATCCAACTGGGAAAACTTATGAAAAAGAAGAGATGCTGCACTTGTATAATTTAGCAATAAAACATAATTTGATGATTTTATCAGATGAAGCATATAGTGATTTTACATCAAAGGACAAGTTTTTTTCCATAGGCAATTTTGATGTGGGAAAAAACCACAGCATAATTATCAATTCAATGTCTAAGAATTATGGAATGTCGGGTTGGCGTATTGGGTATGTAATCTCAAATCACAAATTCATATCACAGTTGTTGAAGGTCAATCAACATTTGATTACCTGTCCTGCTACAATTTTGGAATACTATCTGTCACACTACTTTAATGCCATAATTGACATAACTATTCCACAGATCAACAAATTACTTGAAATTAGAACACAAGTAAAAGATTACATGGATTCAATTTCTCTTGAACATTTACCAGGTAATGCAACGTTTTATTTTTTTATTTCAATTAGTGGCTCAAAATTATCATCTGATGAATTTGCTATGAGATTATTAAATGAGTATAATGTCAGCGTTGTTCCAGGCATCGGTTATGGGAAAAGCTGTGATCAATTCATCAGAATATCAATAGGAACTGAGAGTTTAGAACGAATTAAGAGAGGGTTGAACACAATTAAAGAGTTAATTGTAAAAACATCGTAG
- a CDS encoding class I SAM-dependent methyltransferase — protein sequence MDHNRETIDRYNRRLIKFGYNPKTLGWIKGRQGIRFSALISIGNINNSSVLDIGCGFGDLYGFLKYKKLRFSYLGLELNPNLIKYGTEQYPKADFRVFDIVKDDIDKKYDWVIISGLFNFKRKSPYQFIELVLRKAFNCCRRGVATDFMTTYVDFKNKDANYVNPEKIMKVCKQITTRITLRQDYMPYEFCIYLYKNNIKTQNGVYSEHYSSLDPEIRTNKWLNMKSG from the coding sequence ATGGACCATAACAGAGAAACAATAGATAGATACAATAGACGTTTGATAAAATTTGGATATAATCCAAAAACATTAGGATGGATCAAAGGTAGACAGGGAATCAGATTCTCCGCCTTGATTTCTATTGGTAACATTAACAATTCCAGTGTTTTAGATATAGGATGCGGATTTGGAGATCTTTATGGATTTTTAAAGTACAAAAAACTTAGATTCAGTTATTTGGGTTTAGAACTGAATCCAAATCTCATAAAATATGGAACAGAGCAATATCCAAAAGCGGATTTTAGAGTTTTTGATATTGTAAAAGATGACATAGATAAAAAATACGATTGGGTAATTATCTCTGGATTATTTAATTTTAAAAGAAAATCACCATATCAGTTTATAGAATTAGTATTAAGAAAAGCATTCAATTGTTGTAGAAGAGGAGTTGCTACAGATTTTATGACAACCTATGTTGATTTTAAAAATAAAGATGCCAATTATGTAAATCCAGAGAAAATAATGAAAGTTTGTAAGCAAATTACTACAAGGATAACACTGAGACAAGATTACATGCCATATGAATTTTGCATTTATCTTTACAAGAACAATATAAAAACTCAAAATGGAGTGTATAGTGAACATTACTCATCATTAGATCCAGAAATTAGAACAAACAAGTGGCTCAATATGAAATCTGGATAA
- a CDS encoding ATP-grasp domain-containing protein, whose translation MQKKLLILGGGVSHLAIINIANNMGLHTVVMDKNPAAKGLKIAKKAINLDGGNKEQVLSVAKAENIDGILSTGDYSVIPAAYAAEKINLVSLGSKTANLVTNKGELFSRFAKHGVPIPPRKVVTNFKDALGVVNKIGLPVILKPEYSYGASRGVIRVNSIEEFEKKFKFTQGFCLKKGIIIEKFIDGLEHTIESITINGKTSVLAISDKIRTSNPYCVATSLDYPSKQKKDIVRKLKLAAKKAIAASGIRNGASHIEAISLSGQVYVIDFGGRGGAGGFIPSVVVPRINGVNMMEAMIKIALGEKVGSLKPQFWNSVIYRFFVAEPGIVKSINGIRKAQKISWVVDLKIHVKKGDRIEVLSNQLLRPGYFVVVGKNNQEAEKRAKLIQELVKIKTK comes from the coding sequence TTGCAAAAAAAGCTCTTGATTTTGGGTGGAGGGGTATCACACTTGGCAATAATCAATATTGCAAACAACATGGGCTTACATACTGTTGTAATGGATAAGAATCCAGCTGCAAAAGGACTCAAAATAGCTAAAAAAGCAATTAATCTTGATGGAGGAAACAAAGAACAAGTTCTAAGCGTTGCCAAAGCTGAAAATATAGATGGGATTTTATCTACAGGTGATTATTCTGTGATTCCAGCTGCATATGCAGCAGAGAAAATTAACCTAGTTTCTTTAGGAAGTAAAACTGCAAATTTGGTAACAAACAAAGGCGAATTATTTTCTCGTTTTGCAAAACATGGTGTACCAATACCGCCAAGGAAAGTAGTAACTAATTTTAAAGACGCATTAGGAGTTGTAAATAAAATAGGCTTACCTGTAATACTAAAACCTGAGTACAGTTATGGTGCAAGTCGTGGGGTGATAAGAGTCAACTCCATAGAAGAGTTTGAAAAGAAATTTAAATTCACACAGGGGTTTTGCCTAAAGAAAGGGATCATAATAGAGAAGTTTATCGATGGTTTAGAGCACACAATTGAAAGTATTACCATAAACGGAAAAACTTCAGTATTAGCAATTTCAGATAAAATTCGAACAAGTAATCCATATTGTGTGGCCACAAGTTTGGATTATCCATCAAAACAAAAAAAGGACATAGTAAGAAAATTGAAACTAGCTGCAAAAAAAGCAATAGCTGCATCAGGCATACGAAATGGAGCATCGCATATAGAAGCAATTTCTTTAAGCGGACAAGTATATGTTATCGATTTTGGCGGCAGAGGAGGTGCAGGTGGTTTCATACCTTCTGTCGTGGTTCCAAGGATAAACGGTGTGAACATGATGGAAGCTATGATCAAAATCGCTTTAGGAGAGAAAGTTGGATCATTGAAACCACAATTCTGGAATAGTGTGATTTATCGATTTTTTGTTGCTGAACCAGGAATTGTCAAAAGTATCAATGGAATTAGAAAAGCACAAAAAATTTCATGGGTAGTAGATCTAAAAATTCACGTCAAGAAGGGAGATCGTATTGAAGTACTGTCAAATCAGTTACTACGTCCAGGTTATTTTGTAGTGGTAGGTAAGAATAATCAAGAAGCGGAAAAGAGAGCAAAATTAATCCAAGAACTAGTGAAAATCAAAACAAAATGA
- a CDS encoding asparagine synthase C-terminal domain-containing protein, producing the protein MNYKITSKLIHNYLTLRYNPEEINIHKKIPSSDLLNTNSDPGGHKTELLLKKAIKKSIPDNDEPLALSLSSGIDSSLTLGLLRHIFPSRKLISICVVFKDAYDESKQARLIAKKFNSTFKIVTVDSIFKNMPELISIAKKPRWNTYQHYVAKEAKKYSNILVNGDGADEVFAGYTFRYHKFLNLSKLTDDWKTKVIHYLECHNRDWVPDQKNIFGKKIKFDWNVIYNYLKPYFRNSLKPIQQVFLADFNGKLIYDFIPTGQKILQHYGLLGISPFLDSNVVNFGLHLRLDQKYNAVSNKGKLTLRKITNRLNVEHIDEKKGFSPDLLLDWNRNGKQIAERILLDKKSYVYGNNIINYGWILNAFDRVDSDGDIRYLSKIVSILALEIYYQLFITKQISPKTIL; encoded by the coding sequence TTGAATTATAAAATTACATCTAAATTAATCCACAATTATTTGACATTACGATATAATCCGGAAGAAATTAACATTCATAAAAAAATCCCATCATCTGATTTATTAAATACAAATTCTGATCCTGGAGGTCATAAAACTGAACTATTGTTAAAAAAAGCAATTAAGAAATCAATACCTGACAACGATGAACCGCTTGCCCTATCTCTTAGTAGTGGAATTGATTCAAGTCTAACTTTAGGATTATTACGCCATATTTTTCCATCCAGAAAATTAATCTCAATATGTGTGGTATTCAAAGATGCTTATGATGAATCAAAACAAGCAAGATTAATAGCTAAAAAATTTAATTCTACATTTAAAATTGTGACTGTGGATTCTATATTCAAAAATATGCCTGAATTGATATCAATTGCAAAAAAGCCAAGATGGAACACATATCAACACTATGTTGCAAAAGAGGCTAAAAAATATAGCAACATTCTTGTAAATGGTGATGGTGCAGACGAAGTTTTTGCCGGTTATACATTCAGATATCATAAATTCCTTAATCTATCAAAATTAACTGATGATTGGAAAACTAAAGTAATCCATTATCTGGAGTGTCATAATCGAGATTGGGTTCCTGATCAAAAAAATATTTTTGGAAAAAAAATCAAGTTTGACTGGAATGTGATCTATAATTATCTTAAACCTTATTTTAGAAATTCATTAAAACCAATTCAACAAGTATTTTTGGCAGATTTTAATGGAAAGCTAATCTATGACTTTATTCCAACTGGACAAAAAATTCTACAACATTATGGCCTGCTTGGCATATCTCCATTTTTAGATAGTAATGTAGTTAATTTTGGACTTCATTTACGATTAGACCAAAAATACAATGCTGTTTCCAACAAAGGCAAGCTAACGTTGAGGAAAATAACTAATCGACTTAATGTAGAACATATCGATGAGAAAAAAGGATTCAGCCCAGATCTATTGCTGGATTGGAATAGAAATGGGAAACAAATTGCTGAGCGTATCCTTCTTGATAAGAAGAGCTATGTGTATGGAAATAATATCATCAATTATGGTTGGATACTAAACGCGTTCGACCGAGTTGATAGTGATGGTGATATCAGATATTTGAGTAAAATTGTATCGATTTTAGCATTGGAAATATACTATCAGTTATTCATCACAAAACAAATTAGTCCAAAGACAATTCTATAA
- a CDS encoding glycosyltransferase has product MGKTKVLAIGDTADNIFTLKKFVKNVDIHLINFPRKQNALLTYSEEGVEFFDSLLISKQVKMIKEICTKFDLCLAMSWAGARVAYLAGLNYIMYFVGGDIATPPFLKKSRDPFTNTIVYDLNFIERSFYKRVFDTALTCIGGQIEYNYLIKYRKDAIRLDRVIVDTTLFNHEIKPVNLKKEKFTFLSAQRFGLAKGFDIILEALRLCKTDFKVLQVKWFIENSEEEKRINRELIDKCPKQVEFIPLIKRKELGSYFTFADAILGQMRIGAQGAIERDAAFCKKPVICFTDQNKPMIIDGKEVVPPFLPKTQDSHDLANLIDSIVQSKEFRDKLVEEQYSYIKKLSDPDEVVKEWERIFEAMTRKNKTIKRKSKTIIFENLLAVLSERLIYLRKMRMRNIKSWGKEEYERLTK; this is encoded by the coding sequence TTGGGCAAGACAAAAGTTTTAGCAATAGGTGACACTGCCGACAATATCTTTACTCTCAAAAAGTTTGTAAAAAATGTAGATATTCATTTGATTAATTTTCCCCGAAAACAAAATGCGTTATTAACATATTCAGAAGAGGGAGTAGAGTTTTTTGATTCATTATTAATCTCTAAACAAGTTAAAATGATCAAAGAAATATGCACTAAATTTGATTTATGCTTGGCCATGTCTTGGGCAGGAGCAAGAGTAGCATATCTGGCAGGATTAAATTACATAATGTATTTTGTTGGTGGTGATATAGCAACTCCTCCCTTTCTAAAAAAGTCTAGAGATCCTTTTACAAACACCATAGTTTATGATTTGAATTTTATCGAGCGCTCATTCTATAAAAGAGTCTTCGATACCGCATTAACATGTATTGGAGGACAAATCGAATACAATTATTTGATAAAGTATAGGAAAGACGCAATAAGATTGGACAGGGTAATTGTTGATACAACACTATTTAATCACGAGATAAAACCTGTAAATCTTAAAAAAGAGAAATTCACATTTTTGTCGGCCCAGCGTTTTGGTCTTGCAAAAGGATTCGACATAATTTTGGAGGCATTAAGACTATGCAAGACAGACTTTAAGGTCTTACAAGTAAAATGGTTTATTGAGAATTCCGAGGAAGAGAAAAGAATCAATAGAGAATTAATAGATAAATGCCCAAAACAAGTTGAGTTCATTCCACTAATAAAGCGCAAAGAATTAGGTAGTTATTTCACGTTCGCTGATGCAATACTAGGTCAGATGCGTATCGGTGCACAAGGAGCGATAGAGCGAGATGCTGCATTTTGTAAAAAACCAGTAATTTGTTTTACCGATCAAAATAAACCCATGATAATAGATGGTAAGGAAGTTGTGCCACCGTTTTTACCCAAAACACAAGATTCTCATGATCTTGCAAATCTAATTGATTCCATAGTACAATCAAAAGAATTTAGAGATAAATTAGTAGAAGAACAATATTCTTATATCAAAAAACTTTCGGATCCTGATGAGGTTGTAAAAGAATGGGAAAGAATTTTTGAGGCCATGACTAGAAAAAATAAAACAATAAAACGAAAGTCAAAAACAATAATATTTGAAAATTTGTTAGCAGTGTTATCGGAAAGACTGATTTATTTACGAAAAATGAGAATGAGGAATATTAAATCATGGGGAAAAGAAGAATATGAAAGGCTTACTAAATGA